The nucleotide window tgggcagggacacttttcattagaccaggttgctcagagccccatccaagccggccttgaacacttccagggatggggcagccacagcttctctgggcaacttgtgccagggcctcagcaccctcacagggaagaattcttttctaatatccaatctaaacctactctgtgtcagtttgaagccatttccccttgtcctgtcactccacacccttgtaaatagtctctctccatctttcttgtaggctcccttcagatactggcGGGCCACAATTAAATCACCcaaaagccttctcttttccaggctgaagaaaCACAGTTCCCTCAGacttcctcacaggagaggggctccatccctctgattgtcttggtggcctcctctgggctaCAGTAAACCACAGTAGATTTCAAGCTCAAGCACAGCCTTGAGTTTAGAATGTAGATACACGCTTAATGACTTCTTTTTACATCTCTTGTGTGTGTGAAACACCCAGAGTGTGCTAAAGTCAAGTGAATTGCATGAGCAGAAACAGGAGAAACCTTTAAATCAGACCTTCCCCTGCAATACTCCATGCACATGAAGTTAATGTGTCTAACTAAAAGACAACTCCAATACAGACTCACAGAAGAGATTCTGAAATGGGGGGGGGGTTTTGTGGAATTTatgctgctttcctctttctAGTAAAAAGTAGTAACAAGACAAAGATAAGGTGGATTTAGTTACCCTGGGCATATGAACAGTAGACAAAATTGTTAAGGAGATGAATGAAATCATAAAATTTTTCCCTGAAAGTTGGCAAATTGAAGGGCAATTCCAAGAATATGATacaaggggaaaagaggaaCAAAGTCTTTTGAACCATTTTGGATGATGGGTGGGTGGAATGGAGTTAGGAAAAACACCTGTGACAACCTTCAGCCATTAGTCACTTAGGAACCATGACTGCTGCATTCCAAAGGGATtacaacagcagctgctggtgctttgCTGTGGTGAAGGTGAGACTGGCAGGTACCAGTTTGGGATGCAGGCCAGTCTGAGAGAGGTTCTGGTGGCTCGGTGAGTACCACTGTGGGCGTGCCTTGCAGAGGTAAAGGAGGTGGTTGCAGCCAAGACAGAAAAAGTGTTCTGAGACTTAATTACGTATGTGAGGagcaaggaagaagaaaggaaatagtCAAATGCCAGTGGGAGCAATGTGTAACATCTGAGGCAATCACTGTAAGTACTGAACGCCTGAACTTAAGAACTGGTCGATGCGGTTTGTCACTAGGGCTGTGTGTGAAGATCAGGTAACATCAGAGGCTTGTGGCTCTTATGGTTTCCAAGGAATATGaattaaggaaaagagaaaaaaaccaactgaaaTAGCTCTGGAGAGCAATCAAACCCATTTGAGGTGATTCCTGGAACAAGTCTTGACAGCCTGAACATCCTGGAAACTTCCAAGGGAAGGAAGAACTGCTGAATTATAATGTAAGTGGAGATGTGCTGTGACAGATACTGCTGCCTAGTGGGAAAagcttcagtgtttttctttgggATAAGGCTGGCTGGCATGACTGTCATATTAGTAAGTGCTCTTAGTCTTTGTAGTACAAAAACAAAGTTTCTCAAAAAGGTACAAGAAGCCTTTGTAAAATCTACCTTAgaaacagctgctggagcttaacttgctgcttttttagtttgtttttctttcactgtaaCTTAAAATTCagactaatttatttttaagtctttaCTGAGTGCTAAAACATGATCACTGAGGCTGCAGAATCTTAAGGAGATAATCCTCTTCAAAACTACATAATTTTATTACTTGTACTCTTTTACAAAGTGATggtacaaaaccaaaaataaatacattcataAATCCAAAAAGAAATATAGTAAGGGTTTTTAAAACAGGCTTAAAGTTTGTGCTGACAAAAAGTACTCAAAGTTATTAGTTTGCAAgttctttttgaaataaaacttctgGGAAATACTAATAGATGGAGCTAACTTAACAGGTAAACAGATATTTGTTTCTAGTGGGAGCTTATAATTTTATATGTCAGAGGGTAGTGGAGATAATattagacaaaaaaacccctctgaaacCAACCCACAGCTGTTGGACAAACCCAGAAGTGATATTAACCAACATGGAAGTTAAGTCATGAGGAAatgctcctttttccttcagacaGCTTTTACATCCCACCATGCTGCCCATTTCCTCATCCTTAAAGATAACTTATTCATGGCACACCTATTATCTTTGTAGGAAGTTCTTTTTGTCTTGGGATTCAGGAGCATGCATTTCCTCTGAGTAAATAATTTTGGTATCTCCTCCCATAATTACACCCACGTTGAGTAGGAACTCTGGCATTAGACAGACATATATTATAGGAACCAGTTAATTCGTTTGACAACTTTACAGGTATTAATAACAACTGCTAAGTACCTCTCCCTTCTCTCAAATTTCAGCTGACAGCACAAAAAGATTGCtgggtttgttctttttatgATTGATTTGACTTGGACATCCTTGAAGAACAAAGTGGAAGTTGTATGCAATTCTCATAAGCTGAGGGAATGGCAGGTGAGTTCTGCAAGTCATTTGTTTCCCTTCAGCAGGTACTTACTCAGGGCTGTTTCCTCAGGATTCATGCCCTGTAGGTATCTGCTCAGATTTCTTATCTGAAGGATATTTTACCTTGTAATTTGTTCTTGcacttccttttcaaaattttaatgttGTTATTGTTAAGACTTGTTTGAGAGTAATTCTTGAGCTAAACAAAGGATATTGGGatagggaggagaaaagaaattttcattaCTTCAAAAAccaccatttttaaaatgctttttcagagaTGTGTTATGATTggtattaaaaattttgtgtaaTCCATTCTAATGGAGCTGTGAGCATGGAACCTATAGATGGGAATTCAAAGATGCATTAAAACCCTACCAAAGGAAAAGAGTAATGACAGTATCTCTGCTTTTTCAAGGTTAAAATGAAGATGATTATTGAGCTGGGCAATTGCAAAGCAGGGTTCTTCCtcatttaatggaaaaaacatttacaaatcagctctgcagggagagcagcagctaaCTGCAGTTCACTGTTGTCCCATTATTCATACTAAAAATTCTCCTTTTCAGTCCATCAGTACTTTCTCACACTACCTCTTTGTGGTCTTaaactaccaaaaaaaccccagttcttGCTTGAATTTAATTATAAcactttttttcataaattagtTTTACTTTTATCGCTTCTTCAAGGATTAGGTGTAAATTGTGGTTTAATATGCACCTATATTGTTTCAGATCTGACTTAGTATTTCACTGATAAGCTCCATGGTGTGCCCTAGAAGCTTGTTTGAAGATCCCTACAATAATATTGCATAGGCATTAATCCATCCTTTCCATCCTattctttttgttgttattattgttttcctttgatttccCTTTAAAATGGTGGTGGTCATGTGcccccatcctgtccccactccccccacccccaaccTCGTTGCATTTATGATACtgacattaataaaaattacttggaGGAACCTTCACCAAGGTACTTGCCCTGAGCATTTGTCAAAACTTGAAACACAATGCTCCAGGTGTATTTTGTAGAGTCTCCCAGGGCAGATCCAAACACAGAAAGTGCTTCTCAGCATTCCCAAAGACAGCATAACTGCTCAGGTTTGAGCATGGCAACagaacagggaagggaaaacaatCTTGCAAGGAAGATCATATACATATTTGCTTGTCATAAAGGTAGTTTAGCATTTGAGGTGTCAGGAACCACTTTATGGGGTTTAAACCACAGCCCATAAATAACAGCAAATGTGCAGGAGGACACGGTATGAGAGAACTCCAAGCACACTGCAGGTCAGAATTCTTCTGTGACATGAAGTTACTGCCTACTAGAACAGGAATGCCAGTGGTCCAGTTGTCACCTTGAACAGAGCTAGATCCAGACAGATTGATTTGTCAAAAGCTTCAGCATGTCCTCAAATACCTCTTGTTCACCCATATAAGACAGATGATCTCTCACTATGCATTTTTCCTTGCATCTAGGCCAAATGGCATCAGAATCTAAGCAGGAAAAGTAAGATGTCCTAATTGCCATTCCTGTGATCctaaaaatatgtatgtttaAAATGTAGAGGGGCTACAGGCCACTTTATTTGGTGCTGATTATGAAATGACACCAATTTGCccctgtaaatttttttttaagtccagTGGTAAAACAGCATCCAGCACTGTACAGGAGTATGTAAGTACTCTGTAAGAGGGCTCTTTAACAAAACCCAAGGAAAGATTTCTATTACCGACCAATAGACTTAATTTAATGGGGCATCTGCTTTTTAGTTGTACTTCCTCCCACAAGAGGTAATTGCTCTTAGTAACCTCATCATGCCACTAAACAGCAAATGACCTCATGCCAGTTGCTTCTTTGTGACTTCTCTGGTGTTTTACAGATCTGACCCCAACACACATCAGCTGGCAGCCATCAGTGAATGCAGCCAACCACCACACCAATAGATATGCCAACACTGAGCTGACTGTGAGGCGAGGACAAGCCTTCAACATCACCCTGTACTTTAACAGACCAAGGCAGAATGGGGAGAGCCTAGGATTTGTCACTGAAATAGGTAACATTCCCATAGCTTAATCCATCGTCAGAGAATTATAATCTTTATTCCTTGCATTTGTCTCCTTATTCTATTTAGGGAGGCAATTtttctgcatgtatttttaGTGCTTCCCGCACCCCAGAATGCTCAGTTTCAAGTGTGAGGTTAATGTTGAAACCACACTCTGGAATGGAAACCAGTGACTCCTTCTTTCTGGCAGGGCCATCCCCCTCGGAATCTCATCGCACAAGGGCTGCATTTAACCTCTCTGAGGGAGGGGGCAGTGGCTGGAGTGCTGCCCAAGGACCCAGCGATTCTGGATCCATGAACTTTACAATAACCAGCCCAGCCAATGCTGTCATCGGGCGATACAACCTCACCCTCCGGGTCACCTCAGGGAACAAGATCTTCTCCAGATACCTGGGCCAGTTTGTGTTACTCTTCAACCCTTGGTGCCCAGGTAGGTGCCAATGCCTTTGCTGTCGAACACAACTGACCTTGTTGCTTTCCTacctgcacagagctgctccctcaaGCTGTCTCTCTTTGGGTCACCAGCTGCTGCAATCTCAGCTGTGTGCTCAGAGATCTGGTTTCATTACACTAaaaagctgctgccaccaccccaCCTCCTTTTTACCCTAACAAAATGTGCTATGGGGTTATATCATAGACTCTTCAGAAACAAGCAGATCACTTTTTCTGTAGACAAGGGCTTCTCTGGGTAAACCGCTCCAGTGCATCACTGCCCTctggtaaagaatttcttcctaacagcTAATCTCTCCTTTCTTAGGTTATAACagttcccccttgtcctatcactctCAGTCCATGttgctctctcctctttttATAAGCCCCTTTCAAGTACTGGAAAGCCTcaatgaggtctccctggagccttctcttctccaggcagaatacccccagctctcccagccagtctccagagcagagggctCCAGACCTCGGAGTATCCCTGTGGCATCCTCTGGAGGCTCTAACAGGTCCACACCTTTCTTGTGCTGagaagcccagaactggatgcagtgctccagatGGTGTCTCATAAAGGCAcagtagagggggagaatcccctccctcaacctgctgcccacccctctggtgatgcagcccaggatgtggttGGCCTTCTGGGCTACAagcacacactgctggctcctgtccaattcccatatttttcattttgggcTGAAAATGGACAACTCTTGTTGCtccatgttttcatttctgcatttcttctgcaACATCCTGAGACTGCAAATTTCTAACCTCATATTTTGCAACTTTGCAATAGTCTAGAAACCTGGGTTGGCCTGAAAACATGACACTCTAGAGTGAAGAGAACTCTAAGCCATCCCAGTGAGTAAACAACTTATATGAGAAAAGTAGCCACACTCATCCACTACTTTTTCCCTTGACCATATGTTAGTCAAGAGCCACTAAGGAATACGTCAATAGCCAAGATGAAAAAAGCTGCTAATTAGCCCAGCAAGTCCTGGAAGGCAGAAATAATTATACAAATATGTTCAGGAAACTCAGACCATCTCTGCATAGACAGtcctgaggggaaaaacctCCCCAGAAGcccctgaaaaataatttgtgtgtAACTTGTAATTGAGGGAAACCACACTGGAGGGACAGCAATATTTGACAGCTCCTGAACTGGAACACCAGCATAGCAATGGTACCCAAGAGACCAAACTCTTCTCAgatgaaaactgagaaaaactaAGCTGTGCCCATTACAATTTTAAACTAATGATTTTGTGGAAGAGTCCTCCAGATTTACCAGATGATGCAATGACTACTAACAGATAAAAGGGAGTATCCTTAATGCTGAATGGAGGATGCTGCTGAATAAGTTCTGCAGAGTTGGAATAGCTCCCTGATCctgaaaaacaggaacagaTTCAGTTTGAGGGTATGTTCCCACTACTGTAAGTGTCATAGCAGAAGGGAAAtaggaaatttattttctgggcAAAGGATAAATGGCAAATCTGGTCTGTAGATAGGGTACCAGGTGGGAGGTTGGGCTTTAAGCTGGGGAATACAGAAATTAGTTCATCAACTGTAATAACAGAAAAGAACTACTTATAAGAAAACAGTCAGGaccagagaaaggaaaagcactgGATTGGACAAAAGCTACTAGAGAGTGGATCCTTAAGTGTCATCTGAAAAAACACTCAGGTCAAATAGTTCATCACTGACTTTGACATGCTGACATTAAACAGCATTGTCCATGAACAGATGGGCTGGGACAACACACAGAAATAACTGGCTGACCTTAGAGACTGGAGAAGGTGAGAAGAAATAAGATATAGTAATAGGAAATAGAAGACCATACCTCTAGGGAGAAATAACAATGATTTCAGTGACAGACTTATCATCTGGAAATCATGAGGAATGCAAAAGCCCTTGTTAATCAAAGAACAAGAACCAATGTGAAATGGccctgaaaaaggaaaatgcaatcTTAAGCTGTGTAAGAGAAAACAGTTAGTCAGATTTAAATGTTAATGCCTTTGGATGAgatgacaaaaattaaaacatgttCAGTGAAGGGTTACTAGTATAAATGAACACATGAAAAACCTtttggaccaaaaaaaaaatattctagttTAGCAAGCTATAAAGGTTTATTGAGAGTACATAAACcttagaaaaaaggaaatgttcttCAGCTGATTATACAAGGACATTTAGATTGCTCCGAATAATCAACTCACAGGGCTAGAAGAATCTTAGAAAGTCATCTAGTCTCACACCAGGGCTCTAAGGCAGGTTCAGTTCAGCACTTAGGTCATTCCTGACAGGTCTTGAATTCCTTCTTAATGACCAGCCATTAGGGAAGCTCCAGTACCTCCCCTGGCAATTCCCTCCAATTAAACACAAGCCATTCTATTAGAACTTTATCCTATTAACTAACCAAATCTTTCCTGCTTTGACTGTAGCATATAATTCCTCATCATACACATGACAGACACCAAGAATAGATTTTATTTCCCCCTGCCCCATTCTCTTCACAAGAATTTCTGGAATTGATTACAATGCTTGCCCCATTCCTCacccccattttttccctacttaaaataattctgagttAATTCATACTTCAGATTTTCAGGAATGCTGAGCATTCTCAGTGCTCCTCCCATTCTTTCCAACTGGCCCACACCTCGAAGTGCAGCCCCTGAAACTGCACACAGGTCTCCATGTCCATGCTACCCCAAAACCTCAGGAATCAACAATGatattatttttgaaaagtgtggacaacaaccacaaaaatagatttttatcacatgatacaattttaaaaataaattgcaatctttttatttgcaggaagggaaggatggGAAGTTCCTATAGGAAGGTAAAGAAGTTGATtcaataaaatagaaaaactgATCTTTTTGTATGTATTTCCTGAAATCCTGaacctttcagaaaatatttttaaacattatgGAATTAAAAGCAAAGCTAAGCAGATATTGCTATCTAAAGAGTGACCAACCTAAACCTCTGTGGGAACCAATGCTTTCATAGCAGCTACAAACTGTGCCATAAACTTGGAAAAACAATGAGGAACAATGAAATCCAAGTGAATGGCTGAGCAGGTTATCCCAGTAACATTCCTGATAGAACTCTGGATCAGTCAAGCAAAAGTCTTCATTTAGGAATCTTAAAACAAGGCAAATACatctggaaaagagagaaaaatgccaTCTGTGTGGCTCCTTTCAAATATCTGTTCCACTTCTAACTACcctgagaagacagaaaaatgtggtGAGCTAGCCTGGACTTTTCTCCACCTTCCTCACAAAAACACAATGTGCAGATAGGGGACATTTAGATAATGCACAAGGATATCCTAaaagtaggggaaaaaagttaagTAATATAATATGGATCCTTCTTTCATCCCCCCACACCTCCCCTGGCCATATACAATAACAGACATTATCACTGAACTGTACCTGTTCATGGAGCTGTAACAATTCTATTTTGCAAATAGAAGTTTTCTCCTTGCTAAATcaagacaaaaatgtttctgaaacgTTGCTGGTATTCCCAGCTTTAAGTCTGCCCAACTTGGTTTTCAGGTGATGATGTCTACATGTCCAACGAAAATGAGAGACAAGAATATGTTCTAAATGAAAATGGAATAATCTTTGTGGGCAATGCAAGGTACATTGAAGCAAGAGGGTGGTATTATGGACAGGTAAGTCACAAGGAATTCATCTGGACTCTCATTCTGCCTCCAATAGCATTTCTCTTATCATTATTTGCTGTTAATATAACGACTGTACAAATCTGGGTAGCCTTACTTGTGGTTTGCTCACAGTGTGTCTAACAGTGTGCCCCACTGTCCCTATCACCTCCGTGCTGGAATATCTCAGAAAGGAGGAACTGCAGTAGAAAATCCTTTAATTCTGTTTGTGAAACCAcccattttcttaaaaaattatcttgtcTGATCACAGTTTCAAGATCTTCTAAATATCTGCCTCACCATGCTTGATCTGAGCCTGTACTATCGTCAGGACCCAGCCATGGATGTGTCACGAAGAGGAGATCCTAAATATGTGGGCCGAGTAATCAGTTCTATGGTAAGAAATGGACAACTTAACCCAAATCCCACataagaaagcagaaagcaccACTGAGACTCAGCCACCTGCATCCTAAGCAATATAATAAACTAGATATAGTGCATTACACACAATTAATTTCGTGCATTCTGTCCATTGGCTCCTTTTTAGATCAATGGAAATGATAACGACAATGGAGTTCTCCTGGGAAAGTGGCAAGGAAGTTTCCACTCGCATGAGAACCCATCCAGATGGGATGGCAGCGTGGTGATCCTCAAGAAATGGCGTCAGGACAACTACAGGCCTGTTCAGTATGGCCAGTGCTGGGTTTTTGCAGGTGTGATGTGTACAGGTAAGCTGTAAGAACACAGGACTGGGGTGAAATGGAGGCATCCGTGACCTCCGGTTTTatcaaaaccacaaagcaatAATTTCTACAAGAGGAACAGTGCTGTGAAGACCACTAATGCTgaagaatcacaaaatatttagaCACTTTGTTTCTCAGATATTTGTAATCATTGAACTAAGGCTGTGTGGGTTCTGTTGCATTTCTTGCtcgtttggttttttttataaaatatatttcagttttgagGTGCTTGGGGATTCCAACTCGTTTGGTTTCAAATTTTAACTCTGCCCATGACGTGGATAGAAACCTGAGTATCGACAAGTACTATGACAGCTCTGGAAGGAGTCTTAATATCAGCAAGGATTCCACATGGTAAATATAATTTCTTCCATCTCACCAACAACAATAGAGAGGATTTAGGAGACTTAAAAACATGAACACTAGTAGTACAAAAGCAACTGAGTGGGCAAAATGTAACACAACCATCTAAATTAATACTGCAGACATCcatttgggaaaaaaccaaccaaacaacataCTTCATGAtgttctccctccctgccctgaggTCCATACCTCAAAAGCAGGCAGTAAATCTGTCCTTTGAAAAAGGTACTGTAACTTGACAGTTTGTGTCTCAGTTTAGAGTTTAGaaaaatttgttaaaaattcACTACACTTCTCCAATTGGAAGTTTGCATGACTCTGTATTACTGTGCTTTTTAGACATTGTTCTTTGTCTCCAGGGATTATCATGTCTGGAATGAAAGCTGGTTCATTCGCCCAGACCTGGGAAGATCATATAGTGGGTGGCAGGTTTTAGATGCAACTCCACAAGAACAGAGCAGAGGTAACAGCATAAGCTCTCAGCCTGACTTAAGAGTCCTTCTCCAAACTGAGCACAACTAATAAAgtataacctttttttttttcacattttaggAATTTTTCAGTGTGGCCCTGCATCTGTCTTAGCCATCAAAGAAGGTGAAGTAGACCTGGATTACGACACCTTGT belongs to Corvus moneduloides isolate bCorMon1 chromosome 17, bCorMon1.pri, whole genome shotgun sequence and includes:
- the LOC116452610 gene encoding protein-glutamine gamma-glutamyltransferase 6-like; its protein translation is MADLTPTHISWQPSVNAANHHTNRYANTELTVRRGQAFNITLYFNRPRQNGESLGFVTEIGPSPSESHRTRAAFNLSEGGGSGWSAAQGPSDSGSMNFTITSPANAVIGRYNLTLRVTSGNKIFSRYLGQFVLLFNPWCPGDDVYMSNENERQEYVLNENGIIFVGNARYIEARGWYYGQFQDLLNICLTMLDLSLYYRQDPAMDVSRRGDPKYVGRVISSMINGNDNDNGVLLGKWQGSFHSHENPSRWDGSVVILKKWRQDNYRPVQYGQCWVFAGVMCTVLRCLGIPTRLVSNFNSAHDVDRNLSIDKYYDSSGRSLNISKDSTWDYHVWNESWFIRPDLGRSYSGWQVLDATPQEQSRGIFQCGPASVLAIKEGEVDLDYDTLFVYSEVNADCNRWIVYNDGTKKRVYCDTEIIGRSISTKAVGSNGRVDVTANYKYPEGSSEERRVYKKALAKILGTSVTEGRTDSPEGRPSETMRNPGIAGKFKLAEPPVFGKDINLILVLSNLSSDRKSVRVDMSASTILYTRRAVAEILKAATSVELGPKQGKQIRVKIPYTHYGRYLTTDKRIQVTALCEVMRTHGLRLLVEKTIILEDTNIIIKIPRRVVVNKAVSLEISYANPLPEPVSRCVLLVTLMNQQVKINLARLAPRERSKIYFEFTPRRAGPLQLQVDFSCDKFSHVKGFVTIAVAPA